The following proteins come from a genomic window of Diprion similis isolate iyDipSimi1 chromosome 8, iyDipSimi1.1, whole genome shotgun sequence:
- the LOC124409743 gene encoding tyrosine-protein kinase transmembrane receptor Ror2, with amino-acid sequence MVFLQIFCFFITLQLSSAENNSSMKGYCAPYNGKICKKYLSGIGQVWFNDSYGNNGGWLNEKITTGLWTELIKTLYEPCRSAAEKLLCMYAFPQCVGSVGLPLCYEDCMAVRQEFCLVNWAMIEEHKKRPSYIRSRGHFTLPDCESLPRISNTSTPTCSNASLTDMNPELITHDCVIGNGRFYLGSVNKTKSGLDCQSWSIQEPHSHDRPPDVFPQLQNAENHCRNAGGDEPMPWCYTMDPNVRWELCDIPICANSTEVTMESDLDDLAMETFFTPRLILILSSIGFVCILVLLLSILLCQRLQKQHHGYNPTETQEVNIDLDKLPSNDAYHHTGAQLNPKLEKLEFPRNNIIYVRDLGQGAFGRVFQAKAPGLVSEEEFTNVAVKMLKDEASDDLLVDFEREACLLAEFDHPNIVKLLGVCAMGRPMCLLFEYMGRGDLNEFLRSCSPGNYIVRSIENDSFRDTRLSHMNLIMIAIQVASGMVYLSDRKFVHRDLATRNCLINDQMVVKIADFGLSQKIYLQDYYKGDEQDAIPVRWMPLESILYNKYTIESDVWAFAVCLWEIFSFALQPYYGMTHEEVVKYIKDGHVLQCPDNTPQPIYELMKLCWNKKPSDRPTFRIIYQTLSGIKNDMEIPGDKSGSNLFDNNV; translated from the exons ATGgtgtttttgcaaattttctgtttcttcaTAACCCTCCAACTGTCGTCGGCAGAAAATA ATTCGAGTATGAAGGGTTACTGCGCGCCTTACAATgggaaaatttgcaaaaaatatttgagtGGTATAGGACAAGTTTGGTTCAATGATTCGTATGGCAATAATGGAGGTTGGCTGAATGAAAAGATTACGACTGGCTTATGGACCGAATTAATCAAAACACTTTATGAACCTTGTCGTTCGGCTGCAGAG aaaCTGCTATGCATGTATGCATTCCCGCAATGTGTCGGCTCCGTGGGTTTGCCGCTTTGTTACGAAGACTGCATGGCAGTTCGGCAAGAGTTTTGTTTGGTGAACTGGGCCATGATAGAAGAGCATAAAAAAAGGCCAAGCTATATCAGGTCCAGAGGGCATTTCACCCTTCCAGACTGCGAAAGTTTACCGAGGATTAGCAATACTTCTACACCAACGTGTTCAAATGCCTCTTTAACAGACATGAATCCTGAACTTATCACTC ATGACTGCGTTATCGGTAATGGACGGTTTTACCTTGGATCTGTAAACAAGACAAAATCTGGACTAGATTGTCAATCATGGTCCATACAAGAGCCTCACAGTCACGATAGGCCACCGGATGTTTTTCCGCAACTTCAAAATGCTGAAAACCATTGCAGAAATGCCGGTGGGGATGAACCAATGCCCTGGTGTTATACAATGGATCCAAATGTTCGTTGGGAACTATGCGATATACCGATTTGTG CCAACTCCACGGAGGTTACAATGGAAAGTGATCTGGATGACTTGGCGATGGAAACGTTTTTCACACCAAGATTAATACTGATACTGTCGTCAATAGGATTCGTTTGTATTCTTGTACTTCTTCTATCAATACTGCTGTGCCAAAGACTGCAGAAACAGCACCATGGCTACAATCCTACAGAAACACAG GAAGTGAATATCGATCTGGACAAATTGCCGAGCAACGACGCGTATCATCACACAGGGGCACAGCTAAATCcaaaattagagaaattaGAATTTCCCAGgaacaatattatatatgtcaGAGACTTGGGTCAAGGAGCATTCGGTCGTGTATTTCAAGCGAAAGCACCAGGCCTAGTGTCCGAAGAAGAATTCACGAATGTAGCGGTCAAAATGTTGAAGGATGAAGCATCGGATGATTTGTTGGTAGACTTTGAGCGAGAAGCTTGTTTGCTGGCGGAGTTTGACCACCCAAATATCGTCAAACTACTTGGGGTCTGCGCGATGGGGCGTCCAATGTGTTTGCTATTTGAATACATGGGAAGAGGTGATCTGAATGAATTTCTGAGATCATGTTCCCCGGGAAATTACATAGTTAGAAGCATTGAAAACGACTCTTTTAGAGATACGAGATTGTCTCATATGAATCTCATTATGATAGCCATACAAGTTGCATCTGGCATGGTGTATTTGTCGGACAGAAAATTTGTGCATCGTGATCTAGCTACGAGAAATTGTTTGATCAATGATCAAATGGTTGTTAAAATAGCGGATTTCGGTTTatcgcaaaaaatttatctgcaAGATTATTACAAGGGAGATGAACAAGATGCCATTCCTGTCAGATGGATGCCCCTTGagagtatattgtataataaatatacgatAGAGTCTGATGTTTGGGCCTTCGCTGTATGCTTGTGGGAGATTTTCAGTTTTGCTCTTCAACCTTACTACGGAATGACTCACGAAGAGGTGGTTAAATATATCAAAGACGGCCACGTACTTCAATGTCCGGATAACACACCTCAGCCAATTTATGAACTGATGAAACTttgttggaataaaaaacCTTCAGATAGACCAACATTTAGAATAATTTATCAGACATTGAGTgggataaaaaatgatatgGAAATTCCTGGCGACAAATCTGGCAGCAATTTGTTTGATaacaatgtttga
- the LOC124408922 gene encoding RUN domain-containing protein 1 isoform X1 codes for MTSKIQKFENDVDELNSDENERPAGERWAPVGANDGDDDFGDELRYKYTQSMESLSCDTERLKILEEEQELLNSSLIALTTHFAQVQFRLRQIVDAPAAQKESLLKELEEFAFRGIPDVPSNLCAENHLAPSAVMSSHEQSVISSISDSEVETKMALQRTKQRELIVQLKSQLEDLEKYAYETGGAGPPQSVILERQNVIINHLKEKLNFDIDDLCKLPLEDLRWQVDCAISQIVSPLKMKEQLVTQLKTQITDLERFINYLQGEVSPESLACTCACPVHTNGTASSSYGRRSFKNRSEDEEIQSKTLFTIRRAAALLHMFALSQLGCSSDQARKNMKKNAARNWRDLRTRLDVAVEHVLAQIAEAKNDTTEDNDYTSDSDSPTTQSNAKITFAVRKHLTVSIRDLLQHGLTLDNQASSVVPFVGCFPQRHNSATNSMHIWELILKYYDIKNGHTYNSSPAQKLSQSFNLDLSDRSTISSKQSLLTTIGNIVASHTPYKRSYDSHFKAFVCAALNLNKLVVWLKLILQSQYLLENYYTSWSYVVKTGFQDGFHSLDRLTNFKFDLPVDLAVRQFQNIKDAF; via the exons ATGACtagtaaaattcaaaaatttgaaaatgatgtCGACGAACTGAATTCCGATGAAAATGAGAGACCTGCTGGTGAAAGATGGGCTCCAGTCGGAGCTAACGATGGCGACGATGATTTTGGAGATGAATTGCGGTACAAATATACCCAAAGCATGGAAAG CCTGTCATGCGATACAGAAAGACTCAAGATATTGGAAGAAGAACAGGAATTGCTCAACTCTTCTTTGATTGCATTAACAACACATTTTGCCCAG GTTCAATTCAGGTTGAGACAAATCGTCGATGctccagcagcacagaaagaGAGTCTACTGAAAGAACTAGAGGAATTTGCATTTCGTGGAATACCAGATGTGCCGAGTAACTTGTGTGCAGAAAATCACTTAGCTCCTTCTGCAGTTATGTCATCTCACGAACAAAGC GTAATCAGTTCAATAAGCGACAGTGAAGTTGAAACTAAAATGGCACTGCAACGGACAAAACAACGTGAGTTGATAGTTCAACTCAAGTCGCAGCTGGAAGATCTAGAAAAATACGCTTATGAAACTGGAGGTGCCGGTCCACCCCAAAGCGTTATATTGGAACGTCAAAATGTAATCATCA ATCAccttaaagaaaaattgaactttgaCATTGACGATCTATGTAAACTACCACTAGAAGATTTACGGTGGCAAGTTGATTGCGCAATTAGTCAA ATCGTTAGCCCATTGAAAATGAAGGAACAGCTTGTGACGCAACTTAAAACTCAGATCACAGATCTGGAACgattcataaattatttacaaggtGAAGTAAGCCCTGAGAGCTTAGCCTGCACGTGTGCATGCCCTGTACACACAAACGGAACTGCATCATCGTCATATGGGCGAAGATCATTCAAGAACAGATCGGAAGATGAGGAAATACAGTCTAAGACTCTGTTTACAATAAGAAGAGCTGCGGCCTTACTTCACATGTTCGCTTTGTCACAGCTGGGTTGTAGCAGTGATCAAGctagaaaaaacatgaaaaaaaacgcTGCGCGAAATTGGAGGGACTTGAGAACACGATTGGACGTTGCTGTAGAGCATGTTCTAGCACAGATAGCAGAGGCAAAAAACGACACCACTGAGGACAATGATTATACTTCGGATTCAGACTCACCGACAACCCAGTCCAACGCCAAAATTACATTCGCAGTTCGAAAGCATCTCACTGTAAGCATACGAGATCTACTGCAACATGGATTAACGTTAGATAACCAAGCATCAAGTGTTGTTCCATTCGTCGGCTGTTTTCCTCAACGACACAATTCTGCAACGAATTCTATGCATATATGGGAATTGATTTTGAAGTATTACGACATCAAGAATGGTCACACGTATAATTCCAGTCCTGCTCAGAAACTTTCACAGAGTTTTAACTTGGATCTATCAGACAGAAGTACAATTTCTTCAAAACAA AGTCTGTTAACCACTATTGGAAATATTGTTGCGTCGCATACGCCATATAAAAGAAGTTATGATTCTCACTTCAAAGCTTTTGTTTGCGCAGCATTGAA tctAAACAAATTGGTTGTCTGGCTAAAGTTGATACTGCAATCACAGTACCTATTGGAGAACTATTACACTTCATGGAGCTACGTAGTAAAAACTG GATTTCAGGATGGCTTTCATTCCTTGGATCGTCTTACTAATTTTAAATTCGATCTACCCGTTGACCTGGCTGTACGACAATTCCAGAATATCAAAGATGCATTTTAA
- the LOC124408922 gene encoding RUN domain-containing protein 1 isoform X2, whose product MTSKIQKFENDVDELNSDENERPAGERWAPVGANDGDDDFGDELRYKYTQSMESLSCDTERLKILEEEQELLNSSLIALTTHFAQVQFRLRQIVDAPAAQKESLLKELEEFAFRGIPDVPSNLCAENHLAPSAVMSSHEQSVISSISDSEVETKMALQRTKQRELIVQLKSQLEDLEKYAYETGGAGPPQSVILERQNVIINHLKEKLNFDIDDLCKLPLEDLRWQVDCAISQIVSPLKMKEQLVTQLKTQITDLERFINYLQGEVSPESLACTCACPVHTNGTASSSYGRRSFKNRSEDEEIQSKTLFTIRRAAALLHMFALSQLGCSSDQARKNMKKNAARNWRDLRTRLDVAVEHVLAQIAEAKNDTTEDNDYTSDSDSPTTQSNAKITFAVRKHLTVSIRDLLQHGLTLDNQASSVVPFVGCFPQRHNSATNSMHIWELILKYYDIKNGHTYNSSPAQKLSQSFNLDLSDRSTISSKQSKQIGCLAKVDTAITVPIGELLHFMELRSKNWISGWLSFLGSSY is encoded by the exons ATGACtagtaaaattcaaaaatttgaaaatgatgtCGACGAACTGAATTCCGATGAAAATGAGAGACCTGCTGGTGAAAGATGGGCTCCAGTCGGAGCTAACGATGGCGACGATGATTTTGGAGATGAATTGCGGTACAAATATACCCAAAGCATGGAAAG CCTGTCATGCGATACAGAAAGACTCAAGATATTGGAAGAAGAACAGGAATTGCTCAACTCTTCTTTGATTGCATTAACAACACATTTTGCCCAG GTTCAATTCAGGTTGAGACAAATCGTCGATGctccagcagcacagaaagaGAGTCTACTGAAAGAACTAGAGGAATTTGCATTTCGTGGAATACCAGATGTGCCGAGTAACTTGTGTGCAGAAAATCACTTAGCTCCTTCTGCAGTTATGTCATCTCACGAACAAAGC GTAATCAGTTCAATAAGCGACAGTGAAGTTGAAACTAAAATGGCACTGCAACGGACAAAACAACGTGAGTTGATAGTTCAACTCAAGTCGCAGCTGGAAGATCTAGAAAAATACGCTTATGAAACTGGAGGTGCCGGTCCACCCCAAAGCGTTATATTGGAACGTCAAAATGTAATCATCA ATCAccttaaagaaaaattgaactttgaCATTGACGATCTATGTAAACTACCACTAGAAGATTTACGGTGGCAAGTTGATTGCGCAATTAGTCAA ATCGTTAGCCCATTGAAAATGAAGGAACAGCTTGTGACGCAACTTAAAACTCAGATCACAGATCTGGAACgattcataaattatttacaaggtGAAGTAAGCCCTGAGAGCTTAGCCTGCACGTGTGCATGCCCTGTACACACAAACGGAACTGCATCATCGTCATATGGGCGAAGATCATTCAAGAACAGATCGGAAGATGAGGAAATACAGTCTAAGACTCTGTTTACAATAAGAAGAGCTGCGGCCTTACTTCACATGTTCGCTTTGTCACAGCTGGGTTGTAGCAGTGATCAAGctagaaaaaacatgaaaaaaaacgcTGCGCGAAATTGGAGGGACTTGAGAACACGATTGGACGTTGCTGTAGAGCATGTTCTAGCACAGATAGCAGAGGCAAAAAACGACACCACTGAGGACAATGATTATACTTCGGATTCAGACTCACCGACAACCCAGTCCAACGCCAAAATTACATTCGCAGTTCGAAAGCATCTCACTGTAAGCATACGAGATCTACTGCAACATGGATTAACGTTAGATAACCAAGCATCAAGTGTTGTTCCATTCGTCGGCTGTTTTCCTCAACGACACAATTCTGCAACGAATTCTATGCATATATGGGAATTGATTTTGAAGTATTACGACATCAAGAATGGTCACACGTATAATTCCAGTCCTGCTCAGAAACTTTCACAGAGTTTTAACTTGGATCTATCAGACAGAAGTACAATTTCTTCAAAACAA tctAAACAAATTGGTTGTCTGGCTAAAGTTGATACTGCAATCACAGTACCTATTGGAGAACTATTACACTTCATGGAGCTACGTAGTAAAAACTG GATTTCAGGATGGCTTTCATTCCTTGGATCGTCTTACTAA